One window of the Salvia splendens isolate huo1 chromosome 1, SspV2, whole genome shotgun sequence genome contains the following:
- the LOC121754615 gene encoding nudC domain-containing protein 2-like, producing MAEKLAPEKSHSYIQNGQKVFDWDQTLEEVNMYIELPPNVPKKLFHCKIDSKHVEVGIKGNTPYLNHDLAFPVKTDCSFWTLEDNIMHITLHKRDKGQTWSSPIMGQAQLDPYAADLEQRRLMLQRFQEENPGFDFSQAQFTGNCPDPKTFMGGIRSG from the exons ATGGCCGAGAAATTAGCTCCTGAGAAAAGCCACAGCTACATTCAGAATG GGCAAAAGGTGTTCGACTGGGATCAGACGCTGGAAGAGGTGAATATGTACATTGAGCTTCCACCTAATGTTCCGAAGAAGTTATTTCACTGCAAAATTGATTCCAAGCATGTTGAAGTTGGGATCAAAGGGAATACGCCCTATCTTAAT CACGACCTTGCCTTCCCGGTGAAGACGGATTGTTCCTTTTGGACTCTTG AGGACAATATAATGCACATAACCTTGCATAAGAGGGACAAAGGTCAGACATGGTCTTCACCTATAATGGGCCAAGCCCAGTTGGATCCATATGCTGCTGATCTCGAACAGAGGCGTCTCATGCTTCAACGATTTCAAGAAGAG AACCCGGGCTTTGACTTCTCGCAAGCTCAGTTCACTGGGAATTGCCCTGACCCAAAGACCTTCATGGGCGGGATCCGTTCTGGTTGA